A section of the Gloeobacter violaceus PCC 7421 genome encodes:
- a CDS encoding DUF2555 domain-containing protein, with the protein MAVVTPSTTKTLADWTPQEVAELARRLENDDYEHAFDALADWQVLKALQYRRPQLVDAYVHLLELEEDES; encoded by the coding sequence ATGGCCGTGGTCACCCCCAGCACCACCAAGACCCTCGCGGACTGGACGCCCCAAGAAGTGGCAGAGCTGGCCCGTCGCCTCGAAAACGACGATTACGAGCACGCCTTCGACGCCCTCGCCGACTGGCAAGTGCTCAAGGCCCTGCAGTATCGTCGTCCCCAACTGGTCGATGCCTACGTGCATCTGCTCGAACTCGAAGAGGACGAATCGTAA
- a CDS encoding PIN domain-containing protein, whose protein sequence is MLLVIDANILVGESLRKRGQELFSNPALEIFATQKVVEEYEYELAKRMEAMVRKGNQNLQSAQALRAAAIQCIEKNIQPVPEPIYLSNKMQALLRIPRDPQDWPTVALALVLEAGIWTADGDFLGCGLPTWTTETLSAYLASNTS, encoded by the coding sequence GTGCTCTTAGTGATCGATGCGAACATTCTGGTCGGTGAATCCCTACGAAAGCGCGGACAGGAACTCTTTTCTAACCCTGCACTCGAAATATTTGCAACCCAGAAAGTCGTAGAAGAATACGAATACGAGCTGGCAAAGCGCATGGAAGCAATGGTCCGAAAGGGCAATCAGAACTTGCAGAGTGCACAAGCTCTACGCGCCGCAGCCATCCAGTGCATCGAGAAGAATATTCAGCCAGTTCCTGAGCCCATATATCTCTCCAATAAAATGCAGGCCTTGCTGCGCATCCCCCGTGATCCTCAGGACTGGCCCACGGTTGCCTTGGCCTTGGTCCTGGAGGCCGGAATATGGACTGCTGATGGAGATTTTTTGGGGTGTGGACTGCCAACTTGGACAACAGAAACCTTGTCGGCATACTTGGCTAGCAATACCTCGTAA
- a CDS encoding homospermidine biosynthesis protein yields MAKHRFLAGKKIDPQPIGAGISVSALIDNTFLAYNAGRLREAARLLVERMLRPGVTVGVTLSGALTPTGLGMAAIIPLMEAGFIDWIISTGANLYHDTHHGIGLDLRRGRADISDVVLREEGVVRIYDIFFDYDVLLSTDRFFREIFKAPEFQAAMGTAEFHYLAGKYIAERERQLGLENKSLLAAAYRLGVPIYTSSPGDSSIGMNIAAMALDGKGPRLDVSLDVNETAAIVLDAKRSGGESGVWILGGGSPKNFMLQTEPQIQEVLGIQEKGHDYFLQVTDARPDTGGLSGATPSEAVSWGKVDPDRLPDTVVCYVDSTIALPLLTAYALDNAESRPLKRLYDRRGEVMAKLKAEYEAAQAAGGRDHNVGEPAPEHISSQAAGR; encoded by the coding sequence ATGGCCAAACATCGCTTTCTGGCGGGCAAAAAGATCGACCCCCAGCCGATTGGGGCGGGCATCTCGGTGAGTGCCCTCATCGACAACACGTTTTTGGCTTACAACGCCGGCCGGCTGCGCGAGGCGGCCCGGCTTTTAGTCGAGCGCATGCTGCGTCCGGGGGTGACTGTAGGCGTGACTCTGAGCGGCGCGCTCACGCCCACGGGATTGGGTATGGCGGCGATTATTCCGCTCATGGAAGCGGGGTTTATCGATTGGATCATCTCCACGGGCGCCAATCTTTACCACGACACCCACCACGGCATCGGCCTCGATTTGCGCCGCGGCCGGGCCGATATTTCCGACGTGGTCCTGCGCGAAGAGGGCGTGGTGCGCATCTACGACATCTTCTTCGACTACGACGTCTTGCTGTCGACCGACCGCTTCTTTCGCGAAATCTTTAAAGCTCCCGAGTTTCAAGCCGCCATGGGCACGGCCGAATTTCACTACCTGGCGGGCAAGTACATCGCTGAGCGCGAGCGGCAGTTGGGCCTGGAGAATAAATCGCTGCTTGCCGCGGCTTATCGTCTCGGGGTGCCCATCTACACCTCCAGTCCCGGGGATTCTTCGATCGGCATGAACATCGCGGCGATGGCCCTCGACGGCAAAGGTCCGCGCCTCGATGTCTCACTCGACGTCAACGAGACCGCGGCCATTGTGCTGGACGCCAAGCGCTCCGGGGGTGAGAGCGGGGTCTGGATTCTCGGGGGCGGTTCACCCAAGAACTTCATGCTCCAGACCGAACCGCAGATCCAAGAAGTCCTGGGCATTCAAGAAAAGGGGCACGACTACTTTTTGCAGGTGACCGACGCGCGGCCCGATACTGGCGGTCTGTCGGGGGCTACCCCCTCCGAGGCGGTCTCCTGGGGCAAAGTGGATCCCGACCGGCTGCCGGACACGGTGGTCTGCTACGTCGATTCGACGATTGCTCTGCCGCTACTGACCGCCTACGCCTTGGATAACGCTGAGTCCCGCCCGCTCAAGCGCCTCTACGACCGCCGGGGCGAAGTGATGGCCAAGCTCAAAGCCGAATACGAGGCGGCCCAGGCGGCTGGGGGAAGAGATCACAATGTGGGCGAACCGGCTCCCGAGCACATATCCTCGCAGGCCGCCGGCCGTTAG
- a CDS encoding heavy metal-binding domain-containing protein: MIISTTTAIEGRPVQGYLGVVTGEAILGANVFADFFAKIRDIVGGRSAAYERELRKARQIAMDEMTREARELGADGVIGVDIDYETIAVPEGGSMLMVSVSGTAVKLS, from the coding sequence GTGATTATCAGCACCACCACCGCCATCGAAGGCCGCCCGGTCCAGGGTTATCTGGGTGTCGTGACCGGCGAGGCTATCCTGGGCGCCAACGTCTTCGCCGACTTTTTTGCCAAGATCCGCGACATCGTGGGAGGCCGCTCCGCCGCCTACGAGCGCGAATTGCGCAAAGCCCGCCAGATTGCCATGGACGAGATGACCCGCGAGGCGCGCGAACTGGGCGCCGATGGGGTGATTGGCGTCGACATCGACTACGAAACTATCGCCGTTCCCGAAGGGGGCAGCATGTTGATGGTCTCCGTCTCCGGCACCGCCGTCAAACTCAGCTGA
- the glnA gene encoding type I glutamate--ammonia ligase produces the protein MAKTPDDVLKMIQDEDVKIVDLKFIDLPGTWQHCSFATNQIDADAFAEGIPFDGSSIRGWKAINESDMLMVPDPSTAFIDPFFKETTLSLTCSIREPRTGEPYGRDPRTIAAKALEYLKGTGIADTAYFGPEAEFFIFDDVRFDQTQNAGYYYLDSVEGNWNTGRNEGPNLGYKPRNKEGYFPVAPTDSMQDIRTEMLLTMGSLGVPIEKHHHEVASGGQAELGVRFLSMVEAADALQIYKYVIKNVARKHGKVATFMPKPIFNDNGTGMHTHQSLWKDGQPLFAGDKYADLSEMALYYIGGLLKHAPAILAFSNPTTNSYKRLVPGFEAPVNLAYSQGNRSASIRIPLSGKSPKAKRLEFRCPDASSNAYIAFAAMLMAGLDGIKNKIDPGEPLDVDIYELSAEELAKVPSTPGSLSEALKALEEDHAFLTEGGVFSEELINVWIEYKLEKEVIPMSLRPHPYEFSLYFDV, from the coding sequence ATGGCGAAGACTCCCGATGACGTTCTCAAGATGATCCAGGATGAGGACGTCAAAATAGTTGACTTAAAATTCATCGATTTGCCGGGCACCTGGCAGCATTGTTCGTTTGCCACCAACCAGATCGATGCGGATGCTTTTGCCGAGGGCATCCCCTTTGACGGTTCGAGCATCCGTGGCTGGAAGGCCATCAACGAGTCGGACATGTTGATGGTGCCGGATCCGAGCACGGCGTTCATCGATCCGTTCTTCAAAGAGACGACTTTGAGCCTTACCTGCTCGATCCGCGAGCCGCGCACGGGCGAACCCTACGGCCGCGATCCGCGCACGATTGCCGCGAAGGCACTTGAATATCTCAAAGGCACCGGCATCGCCGACACTGCCTACTTCGGTCCCGAGGCGGAATTTTTCATCTTCGACGATGTGCGGTTCGATCAGACCCAGAATGCGGGCTACTACTATCTCGACTCGGTCGAAGGCAACTGGAACACCGGCCGCAACGAAGGTCCCAATCTAGGCTACAAGCCCCGCAACAAAGAAGGGTACTTCCCGGTTGCCCCCACCGATTCGATGCAGGATATCCGCACGGAGATGCTGCTCACCATGGGCAGTCTGGGGGTGCCCATCGAGAAGCACCACCACGAAGTGGCCTCCGGCGGTCAGGCCGAACTTGGGGTGCGCTTTTTGTCGATGGTGGAGGCGGCGGACGCGCTGCAGATCTACAAGTACGTGATCAAAAACGTCGCCCGCAAGCACGGCAAGGTAGCGACCTTCATGCCCAAGCCAATCTTTAACGACAACGGCACCGGCATGCACACCCACCAGTCGCTCTGGAAGGACGGCCAGCCGCTGTTCGCAGGCGACAAGTACGCCGACTTGAGCGAAATGGCGCTCTACTACATCGGCGGCCTGCTCAAGCACGCCCCGGCGATTCTGGCCTTTTCCAACCCGACCACCAACTCCTACAAGCGCCTGGTGCCCGGTTTCGAGGCGCCGGTGAACTTGGCCTACTCCCAGGGCAACCGCTCCGCTTCGATCCGCATCCCGCTGAGCGGCAAGAGCCCCAAGGCCAAGCGTCTGGAATTCCGCTGCCCCGACGCCAGCTCCAACGCCTACATCGCCTTTGCGGCGATGCTGATGGCGGGTCTGGACGGCATCAAGAACAAGATCGACCCGGGCGAGCCTCTCGATGTCGATATTTACGAGCTGTCCGCCGAGGAGTTGGCCAAGGTGCCCTCCACCCCCGGTTCGCTCTCCGAAGCCCTCAAGGCGCTCGAAGAGGACCACGCTTTTCTGACCGAGGGCGGCGTCTTCAGCGAGGAGCTGATCAACGTCTGGATCGAGTACAAGCTCGAAAAAGAAGTGATCCCGATGTCGCTCAGGCCCCACCCCTACGAGTTCTCGCTCTACTTCGACGTCTAA
- the ribH gene encoding 6,7-dimethyl-8-ribityllumazine synthase, producing the protein MTVFEGNLQDTRDLKFAIVIARFNDLVVGKLLSACEDSLRRHGVAVGPDSHQVDYAWVPGSFEIPMVARQLALSGRYDAIVCLGAVIRGQTSHYDHVASEVAKGIQALAFQTGVPVTFGVLTTDTMQQAIERAGIKSNLGWEYGENAIEMATLTRKIRHLVAVRAVQPELPEQTPPSLLQ; encoded by the coding sequence ATGACCGTCTTCGAAGGCAACCTCCAGGACACCCGGGATCTAAAATTCGCCATTGTGATCGCGCGCTTCAACGACCTGGTGGTCGGCAAATTGCTGTCCGCCTGTGAGGATTCCCTCAGGCGCCACGGCGTCGCCGTCGGTCCCGATTCGCACCAGGTCGATTATGCCTGGGTGCCGGGCTCCTTCGAGATCCCGATGGTGGCCCGCCAACTTGCCCTCTCCGGCCGCTACGACGCGATCGTCTGCCTGGGGGCAGTCATCCGCGGCCAGACCAGCCACTACGACCACGTCGCCTCGGAAGTGGCCAAGGGCATCCAGGCCCTCGCCTTTCAGACCGGGGTGCCGGTCACCTTCGGCGTGCTCACCACCGACACGATGCAGCAGGCGATCGAGCGGGCCGGCATCAAGAGCAACCTCGGCTGGGAGTACGGCGAGAATGCCATCGAAATGGCCACCCTCACCCGCAAAATCCGCCACCTTGTCGCCGTGCGCGCCGTTCAGCCCGAACTGCCCGAGCAAACCCCGCCCAGTTTGCTGCAGTAA
- the argH gene encoding argininosuccinate lyase, translated as MTATPWSARFEAGLHPTVAAFNASIGFDIELIEYDLSGSAAHARMLAHSGILSEAEAEALVGGLEQIRSEWRTGQFRPGLEQEDVHYAVERRLVELVGEVGKKLHTARSRNDQVGTDLRLWLRERIDRIVGRLGVFQRTLLDLAACHVETLIPGYTHLQRAQPVSLAHHLLAYIEMGERDIERLTQIRERVNVCPLGSGALAGTVLPIDRHYTARLLGFVALSENSLDAVSDRDYVVEFLAAASLIAVHLSRLSEEIILWASQEFRFLTLTDRCATGSSLMPQKKNPDVPELVRGKTGRIFGHLMGMLTVLKGLPLAYNKDLQEDKEGIFDAARSVESSLEAMTILMAEGIVFQPDRLAGAVEEDFSNATDAADYLVRKGVPFREAYGVIGAVVKHCLKSNALLRDLPIAQWRHFHPAFDDDLYAAITPRTVVAARNSYGGTGFEQVRAALGRAEARWQGHFPSASAH; from the coding sequence ATGACCGCCACCCCCTGGAGCGCCCGCTTTGAAGCGGGCCTGCACCCGACCGTCGCCGCCTTTAATGCGAGCATCGGCTTCGACATCGAGCTTATCGAGTACGACCTGAGCGGCTCGGCGGCCCACGCCCGGATGCTGGCGCATAGCGGCATCCTCAGCGAAGCGGAGGCTGAGGCTCTAGTCGGTGGTCTTGAGCAGATCCGCTCGGAGTGGCGCACCGGTCAGTTCCGCCCGGGTCTTGAACAGGAGGATGTGCACTATGCCGTCGAGCGGCGGCTGGTGGAACTGGTGGGCGAGGTGGGCAAGAAACTGCACACGGCCCGTTCGCGCAACGATCAGGTGGGTACCGACCTCAGGCTGTGGCTGCGCGAGCGTATCGACCGGATTGTCGGCCGACTTGGCGTATTTCAGCGCACCCTGCTGGATCTGGCCGCTTGCCACGTCGAGACGCTCATTCCCGGTTACACCCACCTGCAGCGGGCACAACCGGTGAGCCTCGCCCACCACCTGCTTGCCTACATCGAGATGGGCGAGCGCGACATCGAGCGGCTGACGCAGATCCGCGAGCGCGTCAACGTCTGTCCGCTCGGTTCCGGGGCGCTCGCCGGAACGGTCCTACCCATCGACCGGCACTACACCGCCCGGCTTCTGGGTTTTGTCGCCCTCAGCGAAAATTCGCTCGATGCGGTGAGCGACCGCGACTATGTGGTCGAATTTCTGGCGGCAGCGAGCCTGATTGCCGTGCACCTGAGCCGGCTTTCAGAAGAAATCATCCTCTGGGCTTCGCAAGAATTTCGCTTTCTTACCCTCACCGATCGCTGTGCCACCGGCTCCAGCCTGATGCCCCAGAAGAAAAATCCGGACGTGCCGGAACTGGTGCGCGGTAAGACGGGCCGCATCTTCGGCCACCTGATGGGGATGCTCACCGTGCTCAAGGGGTTGCCGCTCGCCTACAACAAAGACCTGCAGGAGGACAAAGAGGGCATCTTCGACGCGGCGCGCTCGGTCGAAAGTTCTCTAGAAGCGATGACGATTCTGATGGCCGAAGGCATCGTCTTTCAGCCCGACCGGCTTGCCGGGGCTGTCGAAGAAGATTTCTCCAACGCCACCGACGCCGCCGACTATCTGGTGCGCAAGGGGGTACCCTTTCGGGAGGCCTACGGCGTCATCGGCGCAGTGGTCAAGCACTGCTTAAAATCAAATGCACTGCTGCGGGATCTGCCCATTGCCCAGTGGCGGCACTTCCATCCGGCCTTCGACGATGATCTCTACGCGGCTATCACCCCCAGAACGGTGGTGGCCGCCCGCAACAGCTACGGCGGCACCGGCTTCGAGCAGGTGCGCGCCGCCCTCGGGCGCGCCGAGGCCCGCTGGCAAGGACATTTCCCCTCCGCTTCGGCCCATTAA
- the dusB gene encoding tRNA dihydrouridine synthase DusB: MELSATHRARLASPLTIGSHRFASRVLQSPLAGVTDKAFRQLVRRYAPHSLLYTEMVSASGLHYSRSLPQIMDIAPGETPIGIQLFDCRPDFLAEAARVAEAQGADVIDINMGCPVNKITKNGGGSSLLRDPATAAKIVAVVAAAVSLPVTVKTRLGWSDGEINILEFARLMQESGAQMLTVHARTRAQSFEGTARWEWIARVKAQLAIPVIANGDIFSIDAAIRCLELTGADGVMCARGTMGAPHLVGQIDHYLRTGERLPDPTPRARLEMACVHLHLLFDYLGAPGVRRARKHMGWYVRDFPGAAALRAQLMCIETVPEGERLLNEAIERLEAKPVLSAN; encoded by the coding sequence ATGGAACTGTCCGCCACCCACCGGGCACGCCTCGCTTCACCCCTCACCATCGGTTCGCACCGCTTCGCCAGCCGCGTGCTCCAATCGCCCCTGGCCGGGGTGACCGACAAGGCGTTTCGGCAACTGGTGCGCCGCTATGCGCCGCACTCGCTGTTGTACACCGAGATGGTGAGCGCTTCGGGGCTGCACTACAGCCGCTCGCTGCCCCAGATCATGGACATCGCGCCGGGCGAGACGCCCATCGGCATCCAGCTGTTCGATTGCCGCCCCGACTTTCTGGCGGAGGCGGCGCGCGTCGCCGAGGCCCAGGGTGCCGATGTGATCGACATCAACATGGGTTGCCCGGTCAACAAGATCACCAAAAACGGCGGCGGCTCCTCGCTCCTGCGCGATCCGGCCACCGCGGCCAAAATCGTCGCCGTAGTCGCGGCGGCGGTAAGCCTGCCGGTCACCGTCAAGACGCGCCTGGGCTGGAGCGACGGGGAGATCAATATCCTCGAATTTGCGCGCCTGATGCAAGAAAGCGGCGCCCAGATGCTCACGGTCCACGCCCGCACCCGCGCCCAGAGTTTCGAAGGCACCGCCCGCTGGGAGTGGATAGCCCGGGTCAAAGCGCAACTGGCCATCCCAGTCATCGCCAACGGCGACATCTTCTCAATCGACGCGGCGATTCGCTGTCTGGAGTTGACCGGAGCGGACGGCGTCATGTGCGCGCGCGGCACGATGGGGGCTCCGCACTTGGTGGGTCAGATCGATCACTATTTGCGCACCGGCGAGCGACTACCCGATCCGACACCCCGCGCGCGCCTGGAGATGGCCTGTGTCCATCTCCACTTGCTTTTTGACTATCTCGGAGCGCCGGGGGTACGCCGGGCGCGCAAGCACATGGGCTGGTACGTGCGCGACTTTCCCGGAGCGGCGGCTTTGCGCGCCCAACTGATGTGCATTGAGACTGTACCCGAGGGAGAAAGGCTGCTGAACGAGGCCATCGAGCGTCTGGAAGCGAAGCCGGTATTGAGTGCAAATTAG
- a CDS encoding nucleoside deaminase, protein MKSHSEWMGMALELAREAGRVGEVPVGALVVDASGVLLATGANRRERDYDPTAHAEIVAMRAACAKLRDWRLTDCTLYVTLEPCAMCAGAILQSRLGLLVYGADDPKAGAVGSVLNLPASAVSFHRLPVVAGIEERACRDLLCRWFEEQR, encoded by the coding sequence GTGAAAAGTCACAGCGAGTGGATGGGTATGGCCCTGGAGCTGGCGCGCGAGGCGGGCCGGGTGGGGGAGGTACCCGTCGGTGCGCTGGTGGTGGATGCGTCCGGAGTGCTCCTGGCTACCGGCGCCAACCGCCGCGAGCGCGACTATGACCCGACCGCCCACGCCGAGATCGTGGCGATGCGCGCCGCCTGCGCGAAGCTGCGCGACTGGCGGCTGACCGACTGCACGCTTTACGTCACCCTGGAGCCCTGTGCGATGTGCGCCGGTGCGATTTTGCAATCACGCCTGGGCCTGCTCGTTTACGGCGCCGACGATCCCAAAGCCGGAGCAGTAGGTTCGGTGCTCAACTTACCGGCGAGCGCCGTAAGCTTCCACCGCCTGCCCGTTGTTGCAGGCATTGAAGAGCGGGCCTGCCGGGATTTGCTTTGCAGGTGGTTTGAGGAGCAAAGGTAA